From one Dermacentor silvarum isolate Dsil-2018 chromosome 3, BIME_Dsil_1.4, whole genome shotgun sequence genomic stretch:
- the LOC119443851 gene encoding uncharacterized protein LOC119443851: protein MPLIKIWSGDQVVKKVAHATTLAEVLVQAKEKGVCSSPNAKVFLRDWTQLDEDIFKDVLEELPLEERVFIVAEVIPPIPVDQAVPGSSGLDDLVETFHSANTQFKLEIDRLPVSVQTALEANGPLPPRERRELVRSTVDQLTKFCSRPRRELIKSVASAIVLKFPSALQDKAIGGHLLGRGYDSLFQQLENRVENIYRGKQPASPSNERKHQRSKKWSYGCIDWQPRRNLEHPQDIEEKINFLKQEGRKSLKDVNVPVALLYMGETYPEQRNFVNSDPFPTTTQVKEEWPLLFKRPFFYQHSDKLLGKDVKAVFEENMAACAPLLHKHLAPVLKKDTMYLIFQVEEQQKREQVLQAVDVAECFVGIALCIKKPLRDGKARSYISSRRLWLT from the exons ATGCCACTTATTAAAATTTGGAGTGGCGATCAAGTGGTGAAAAAGGTGGCTCATGCTACCACTTTAGCAGAGGTGCTTGTTCAGGCAAAAGAAAAAGGAGTCTGCAGTTCTCCAAATGCAAAG GTTTTCTTGAGAGACTGGACTCAGTTAGATGAAGACATCTTCAAGGACGTATTGGAAGAACTTCCACTTGAAGAGAGAGTATTCATTGTGGCGGAAGTAATTCCACCAATTCCAGTTGACCAGGCTGTTCCAG GCAGCTCCGGGCTAGATGATCTAGTGGAAACCTTCCACAGTGCAAACACTCAATTTAAGCTTGAAATTGATAGATTGCCAGTAAGTGTGCAAACTGCCCTTGAAGCTAACGGACCTCTTCCTCCAAGAGAGAGGAGGGAATTGGTGAGGTCCACTGTTGACCAGCTAACAAAATTCTGTTCGAGGCCAAGGCGGGAACTCATCAAGTCTGTAGCTTCAGCCATAGTGCTGAAATTTCCCAGCGCACTGCAAGACAAGGCAATAGGTGGCCACCTCCTCGGTAGAGGTTACGACTCTCTTTTCCAACAACTGGAAAACAGAGTCGAGAACATCTACCGAGGAAAGCAGCCAGCCTCGCCTTCTAACGAGAGAAAACACCAAAGAAGCAAAAAATGGTCCTATGGATGCATTGATTGGCAACCGCGAAGAAATTTGGAGCATCCACAGGACATTGAAGAAAAAATTAATTTCTTGAAGCAGGAGGGTAGGAAGAGCTTGAAAGATGTCAATGTGCCTGTGGCACTTTTATATATGGGGGAAACATATCCGGAACAGAGAAACTTTGTAAACAGTGATCCATTCCCAACCACAACCCAAGTGAAGGAAGAGTGGCCTCTTCTATTCAAAAGGCCATTTTTCTACCAACATTCTGACAAGCTCCTTGGAAAGGATGTAAAG gCTGTGTTTGAGGAAAACATGGCAGCATGTGCACCGCTGCTGCATAAGCACTTGGCACCTGTGCTGAAGAAGGACACCATGTACTTGATTTTTCAAGTTgaagaacaacaaaaaagag AGCAAGTTCTGCAGGCTGTAGACGTGGCCGAGTGCTTCGTCGGCATTGCTCTCTGCATCAAAAAACCGCTGCGCGATGGCAAGGCCCGCAGCTACATCAGCAGCCGCAGGTTGTGGCTCACTTAG
- the LOC119444462 gene encoding tigger transposable element-derived protein 6-like has translation MNVPALSAIRVAYLPANTTSVLQPMDQGIIKNVKVLYRKHLLERMLLCMESSMQYDVSVLSAIHMLAQAWGRVKEETIANCFRACAFSASVAGVGSSSPAGEADTSELDDHTLQAALSDVTFEEYVAVDGTVETCSALTDSEII, from the coding sequence ATGAATGTGCCGGCCTTGAGTGCCATCCGTGTCGCCTACTTGCCAGCCAACACAACATCGGTGTTGCAACCCATGGATCAGGGGATCATAAAAAATGTGAAGGTGCTGTACCGAAAGCACCTTCTCGAGCGGATGCTCTTGTGCATGGAGAGCTCCATGCAGTACGACGTGAGCGTCCTCAGTGCTATCCACATGTTAGCGCAAGCGTGGGGCCGCGTTAAAGAAGAAACAATTGCAAACTGCTTCAGGGCATGTGCTTTTAGTGCAAGTGTGGCGGGAGTTGGTTCGTCTTCTCCAGCGGGGGAAGCAGACACAAGCGAGCTCGACGACCATACTCTTCAAGCAGCTCTCAGTGACGTCACTTTCGAAGAGTACGTCGCCGTTGATGGCACTGTTGAAACGTGCAGTGCGCTGACGGACAGTGAAATTATTTAA